One window from the genome of Carassius carassius chromosome 15, fCarCar2.1, whole genome shotgun sequence encodes:
- the LOC132157877 gene encoding free fatty acid receptor 2: MQHCDYYLCLTVYIVTFITGFPANVLAFYTLIRKVWRKPAPIDILLLNLIISDLLFLIFLPFKMQEVANNMVWNIDYFLCPLSGFVFYMTIYNSTFFLTAVSVERYLGVAFPIQHSLWRRPIYAVFASIFIWLLSILHLSIVYIVPYYDPSGIVPPSRNVCYEGFTDAQLEILLPVRLELCIVLFCIPLLICSFCYINFIRILSKLPNIGRRRKLRAIGLALGTLLVFVLCFGPYNVSHVVGFITKSSPAWRDKALLLSTFNACLDPIIFYFTSAAVRNTLGAMMRGIWSRCWCPRVLWSSRKEPTETEKNSLPKPQEITNAL, from the coding sequence ATGCAACACTGTGATTATTATCTGTGCCTCACTGTCTACATCGTTACTTTCATCACCGGCTTCCCGGCCAACGTCTTGGCCTTCTACACACTCATCCGCAAGGTCTGGAGAAAGCCGGCACCCATCGACATCCTCCTCCTCAACCTGATAATCTCAGACTTGctcttcctcatcttcctccCCTTTAAGATGCAAGAAGTGGCCAATAATATGGTGTGGAATATTGACTACTTTCTGTGTCCGCTGTCTGGTTTTGTCTTCTACATGACCATCTATAACAGCACCTTCTTCTTGACCGCGGTGAGCGTGGAGCGCTACCTCGGCGTGGCGTTCCCAATCCAGCACTCTCTGTGGAGAAGACCCATCTACGCCGTGTTCGCCAGCATCTTCATTTGGTTGCTTTCCATCCTCCATCTCAGCATTGTCTACATCGTGCCCTACTACGACCCATCCGGGATAGTCCCACCGTCTAGGAACGTTTGCTATGAGGGATTCACAGATGCTCAACTCGAGATCCTCTTGCCCGTACGCTTGGAGTTATGCATTGTCCTCTTCTGCATTCCCTTACTTATCTGTAGTTTCTGCTATATAAACTTCATCCGGATTCTTTCAAAGCTGCCAAACATCGGCCGACGGAGAAAGCTGAGGGCGATTGGATTGGCTTTGGGAACGTTATTGGTGTTTGTGCTCTGTTTTGGACCGTACAATGTTTCCCATGTTGTTGGCTTCATAACCAAGTCAAGCCCTGCTTGGAGAGACAAAGCTCTTCTTCTCAGCACGTTCAACGCTTGTTTGGACccgattattttttacttcaccTCTGCGGCTGTAAGAAACACACTTGGGGCGATGATGAGAGGCATTTGGAGTAGATGTTGGTGTCCACGAGTCCTATGGAGCTCCAGGAAGGAACCTACTGAAACTGAGAAAAACAGTCTCCCGAAGCCACAGGAGATCACGAACGCACTTTGA
- the LOC132158911 gene encoding free fatty acid receptor 3-like, whose protein sequence is MAWTVGLSNLVLAVYGFTLITGLPSNILAFYTFFKKVRQRSTPMDVLLLSLTISDLIFLFFLPFRMVEAASMKWTMPYFLCPLSGFVFYSTIYNSTFHLTAISVERFLGVAFPIKYKLKRNPRNAVIASIIFWVISMAHCSIVYIMQYHDHSNPNLTDPSKRNTCYEEFSEEQLKILLPVRLELFAVLFVTPFFICFFCYIKFIHILSNLPSINAKKRYRAIGMALGTLLVFIICFMPYNISHVVGYVGKYSPDWRVYALLTSTFNACLDPFIFYFSSSALRGTFKNVFQELSRRLVMPCCRSPYYCPLLNCSSTEEKTQSTTDSSL, encoded by the coding sequence ATGGCGTGGACAGTTGGTCTGAGTAACCTTGTGTTAGCGGTCTACGGATTCACACTGATAACAGGCCTTCCCTCCAACATCTTGGCTTTCTACACCTTCTTTAAGAAGGTCCGCCAGCGCTCCACCCCGATGGACGTGCTGTTACTCAGTTTAACCATCTCTGACCtgatcttcctcttcttcctgccGTTTCGCATGGTGGAGGCAGCCAGCATGAAATGGACAATGCCTTACTTCCTCTGCCCGCTGTCGGGATTCGTCTTCTACTCCACCATCTACAACAGCACCTTTCACCTGACGGCCATCAGCGTGGAGCGCTTCCTGGGTGTGGCTTTCCCCATTAAATACAAGCTCAAACGCAACCCTCGAAACGCTGTGATAGCCAGCATCATATTCTGGGTGATCTCCATGGCACACTGCAGTATCGTCTACATCATGCAATACCACGATCATTCGAACCCCAACTTAACCGATCCCTCCAAACGTAACACCTGCTATGAAGAATTCTCTGAGGAACAGCTCAAGATCCTCCTTCCGGTTCGCCTGGAGCTTTTCGCGGTGCTCTTCGTAACGCCGTTCTTCATCTGCTTCTTCTGCTACATCAAATTCATCCACATCCTCTCAAATCTGCCCAGCATCAATGCCAAGAAGCGGTATAGAGCCATCGGGATGGCGTTGGGCACGCTTCTGGTCTTCATTATCTGCTTCATGCCCTATAACATCTCACACGTGGTTGGATATGTAGGGAAATACAGCCCAGACTGGCGTGTGTATGCGCTGCTCACCAGCACGTTCAATGCGTGCCTTGATCCTTTCATATTCTACTTCTCTTCTTCAGCACTTAGAGGAACATTTAAGAACGTCTTCCAGGAGCTGTCGAGGAGGCTGGTCATGCCTTGCTGCCGCTCGCCTTACTATTGTCCTCTGTTGAACTGTTCAAGtacagaggagaaaactcagagcaCGACTGACAGCTCTCTGTAA
- the LOC132157878 gene encoding free fatty acid receptor 3-like — protein MTLTAGLSNLVLVVYGFTLITGLPANILAFYTFFKKVRQRSTPMDVLLLSLTISDLIFLFFLPFRMVEVANMKWTMPYFLCPLSRFIFYSVIANSVLHLTAISVERFLGVAFPIKYKLKRNPRSAGIACIIFSVVSMGHCSIVYIMQYHNYFNPNITDPSKRNTCYEEFTDEQLKILLPFRLELSVVFFCIPFIICCFCYIQCIRILSRLSNVNVRKRYRAIGMALGTLLVFIICFMPFNISHWEGFISGQSSEWRQPALLTSTLNACLDPFIFYFSSSALRGTFKKVLQGLAARFLLPCCRSALYCPLFNRGKLDERTQSTDDSIR, from the coding sequence CTTCTTTAAGAAGGTCCGCCAGCGCTCCACCCCGATGGACGTGCTGTTACTCAGTTTAACCATCTCTGACCtgatcttcctcttcttcctgccGTTTCGCATGGTGGAGGTGGCCAACATGAAATGGACAATGCCTTACTTCCTCTGCCCGCTGTCGAGATTCATCTTTTACTCGGTCATCGCCAACAGCGTCCTTCACCTGACGGCCATCAGCGTGGAGCGCTTCCTGGGTGTGGCTTTCCCCATTAAATACAAGCTCAAACGCAACCCCAGAAGTGCAGGGATAGCCTGCATCATATTCTCGGTGGTGTCAATGGGACACTGCAGTATCGTCTACATCATGCAATACCACAACTATTTCAACCCCAACATCACTGATCCATCCAAACGTAACACCTGCTATGAAGAATTCACTGATGAACAACTGAAGATCCTCCTACCTTTTCGTCTGGAGCTTTCTGTTGTCTTCTTCTGCATCCCTTTCATCATCTGCTGCTTCTGCTACATCCAATGCATCCGCATACTTTCCCGGCTATCCAATGTCAACGTCAGGAAGCGGTATAGAGCCATCGGGATGGCGTTGGGCACACTTCTGGTCTTCATTATCTGTTTCATGCCCTTCAACATCTCACATTGGGAGGGATTCATAAGCGGCCAAAGCTCTGAATGGAGACAACCTGCTTTACTCACCAGCACGCTGAATGCATGTCTCGACCCTTTCATTTTCTACTTCTCTTCTTCCGCACTCAGAGGGACTTTCAAGAAGGTGTTGCAGGGGCTGGCAGCACGTTTTCTCCTTCCTTGCTGCCGCTCAGCTCTCTACTGCCCATTATTCAACCGTGGGAAACTAGACGAGCGAACGCAGAGCACTGATGACAGCATACGCTAA